A genome region from Chryseobacterium sp. G0186 includes the following:
- a CDS encoding M48 family metallopeptidase → MKVTHLFGMGAIALLVTACTTNPITGRSSLQLANNSEILTMSSQEYKTTLSKGKVITGTSDAKRVVNVGNRIKSAAERYYQSIGRSADLANYSWEFNLLQSNELNAWCMPGGKVAVYTGILPVTKDDNGLAVVLGHEVSHALAGHGNERISQAMMAQYGGAILGGAISNAQWASVFQKVYPIGSQVALLKYGRGQESEADEMGLYLMSMAGYDPRAAIPFWNRMEGASSGARQPEFLSTHPNPETRISDINKDLPKALEYYKAAGGKM, encoded by the coding sequence ATGAAAGTTACACATCTATTTGGAATGGGAGCAATCGCTCTATTGGTCACTGCCTGTACTACAAACCCTATTACGGGGAGATCGTCTTTACAGCTGGCTAATAATTCAGAAATTTTAACAATGTCTTCACAGGAATACAAAACGACATTGTCTAAAGGTAAAGTAATTACCGGAACATCAGATGCAAAGAGAGTGGTAAATGTAGGAAACAGAATTAAAAGTGCTGCGGAAAGATATTATCAGAGTATAGGAAGATCAGCAGATCTTGCCAACTACAGCTGGGAATTTAATCTTTTGCAGAGCAATGAACTGAATGCATGGTGTATGCCGGGAGGTAAGGTAGCTGTTTATACAGGAATCCTGCCGGTAACAAAGGATGATAATGGCCTGGCAGTAGTATTGGGACATGAAGTTTCACATGCACTGGCCGGACATGGTAATGAAAGAATTTCTCAGGCTATGATGGCTCAGTATGGAGGTGCTATTCTTGGAGGTGCCATTTCTAATGCGCAATGGGCAAGTGTTTTTCAGAAAGTATATCCTATTGGTTCGCAGGTAGCATTACTGAAGTACGGAAGAGGTCAGGAATCTGAGGCAGATGAAATGGGACTTTATCTGATGTCTATGGCAGGATATGACCCAAGAGCGGCTATTCCTTTCTGGAACAGAATGGAGGGAGCTTCTTCAGGAGCGAGACAGCCGGAGTTTTTATCTACTCACCCGAATCCGGAAACAAGAATTTCGGATATTAATAAAGATTTACCGAAAGCTTTAGAATATTATAAGGCTGCGGGAGGAAAAATGTAA
- a CDS encoding DUF4251 domain-containing protein, which yields MKKYISILMIFGFLFVFQSCASQGSSDPKTVNTLIDSQEFTFHAQRANPTNYDVINVMNSLPNTTSTRMLNLDGDYTIDVTKSSVEVVLPYFGRLFNPSYGNPDSNSYRFTSKDFTINKSQNKKGTWTFRIKPNDVKTVDEINIEVFKNGKAFVSMRSNDRQPITYDGYVSKSEMKKEKEKL from the coding sequence ATGAAAAAGTATATTTCTATTCTGATGATCTTCGGGTTTCTGTTCGTTTTTCAGAGCTGTGCGTCACAAGGTTCATCAGATCCAAAAACAGTGAATACATTGATAGATTCTCAGGAGTTTACTTTCCATGCACAAAGAGCCAATCCTACGAATTATGATGTGATCAACGTTATGAATTCACTACCCAATACAACGTCTACCAGAATGCTGAATCTGGATGGAGATTATACCATTGATGTAACGAAAAGCAGTGTGGAGGTAGTATTGCCTTATTTTGGAAGATTATTCAACCCAAGTTATGGAAATCCGGATAGCAACAGCTACAGATTTACTTCAAAAGATTTCACCATTAATAAATCTCAGAATAAAAAAGGTACATGGACTTTCAGGATTAAGCCTAATGATGTAAAAACGGTAGACGAAATCAACATTGAAGTCTTTAAAAACGGTAAGGCATTTGTTTCGATGAGAAGTAATGACAGGCAACCGATTACCTATGACGGTTATGTCTCTAAAAGTGAAATGAAGAAAGAAAAGGAAAAGCTTTAA
- the meaB gene encoding methylmalonyl Co-A mutase-associated GTPase MeaB, giving the protein MKFSTEELIEGIQSGNKRLIAKAITLVESKKAEHRVQAEELLKSIMPLTGKSIRVGVTGVPGAGKSTFIESFGRLAIAQGKKVAVLAIDPSSSINKGSILGDKTRMEELAKEENAFIRPSPSSGFLGGVANTTFETMMICEAAGYDYILIETVGVGQSEVLVADITDVFLFLKIIGGGDELQGIKRGIMEMVDVIFINKVDQDNLQKAKNTRLELKRALDFIPPKEKGWKIPVLLGSALHNEGLQDIYDKISEFIDLKKKCGRFEEIRTQQAEKRFEYWVQAYILSLMKKSNAVEEAYIMHKKNASEMVSNPSTEAKLFVEKFLSGEESN; this is encoded by the coding sequence ATGAAATTTTCTACAGAAGAACTAATTGAGGGAATACAGTCAGGAAACAAACGCCTGATTGCGAAGGCTATTACATTAGTTGAAAGTAAAAAGGCAGAGCACAGAGTGCAGGCAGAGGAACTTCTGAAAAGTATAATGCCACTTACCGGGAAATCCATCAGAGTAGGAGTTACAGGAGTACCAGGTGCCGGAAAATCTACTTTTATTGAAAGTTTTGGACGATTGGCCATTGCTCAGGGCAAAAAAGTAGCCGTTCTCGCTATTGATCCAAGTTCTTCCATCAATAAAGGAAGTATTTTGGGAGATAAAACCCGTATGGAAGAACTTGCAAAAGAAGAAAATGCTTTCATACGCCCTTCCCCAAGTTCAGGATTTTTGGGAGGAGTTGCCAATACAACCTTTGAAACCATGATGATCTGTGAAGCCGCAGGCTATGATTATATTTTGATTGAAACCGTTGGAGTAGGACAGTCAGAAGTTTTAGTAGCAGATATTACCGATGTTTTTCTGTTTCTTAAAATCATTGGCGGTGGAGATGAGTTGCAGGGAATTAAGCGGGGTATCATGGAAATGGTGGATGTTATTTTCATCAATAAAGTAGATCAGGATAACCTTCAAAAAGCAAAAAATACAAGACTTGAGCTAAAAAGAGCCCTGGATTTTATTCCCCCAAAGGAAAAAGGCTGGAAAATACCTGTGTTATTAGGTTCCGCTTTACATAATGAGGGGCTTCAGGACATCTATGACAAGATCTCTGAATTTATTGATTTGAAAAAGAAATGTGGACGTTTTGAGGAAATTCGTACCCAGCAGGCAGAAAAGCGTTTTGAATATTGGGTTCAGGCATACATTCTATCCCTGATGAAAAAGAGCAATGCAGTGGAGGAAGCCTATATTATGCACAAAAAAAATGCTTCAGAAATGGTTTCCAATCCAAGTACTGAAGCAAAATTATTTGTTGAAAAATTTTTATCGGGTGAAGAGAGCAATTAA
- a CDS encoding c-type cytochrome: protein MKKLIAVASFTAILLVSCTPKAATSTATAGSSTSTAEQIAQGKTIFENSCGRCHKLPDPTSHTSVQWVGIMNAMAPKAKLTDEQHQWVYDYIVSVKK from the coding sequence ATGAAAAAACTCATCGCTGTGGCATCATTCACGGCTATCCTTTTAGTTTCCTGTACGCCAAAGGCTGCAACATCTACTGCCACTGCAGGGAGTTCAACTTCTACCGCTGAACAGATTGCTCAGGGAAAAACCATTTTTGAGAACTCTTGTGGAAGATGTCATAAGCTGCCGGATCCAACGTCTCATACCTCTGTACAATGGGTAGGGATCATGAATGCAATGGCTCCAAAAGCAAAACTTACAGATGAACAGCACCAATGGGTTTATGATTATATTGTTTCTGTGAAGAAGTAA
- a CDS encoding c-type cytochrome: MKKLIFSGIAASVFLVSCGPKSMAVTGPKYTSSEQLAQGKTIFENSCAKCHKLPEPTKHDNQGWIKTLSRMAPKAKLNDDQHQMVYDYLISVNKK; this comes from the coding sequence ATGAAAAAATTAATCTTTAGCGGTATTGCTGCATCAGTATTTTTGGTGTCGTGCGGACCAAAAAGTATGGCCGTAACAGGGCCAAAGTATACCTCATCCGAACAGTTGGCACAAGGGAAAACCATTTTTGAAAATTCCTGTGCAAAATGTCACAAACTGCCGGAACCAACCAAGCATGACAATCAGGGATGGATCAAAACCTTAAGCAGAATGGCTCCCAAGGCCAAGCTTAATGATGACCAACATCAAATGGTGTATGATTATCTGATTTCCGTTAACAAAAAATGA
- a CDS encoding IS1182 family transposase, with translation MLSTSKVVFKDYNPKENLLFPPNLSELIDEKHPVKIVSDIIDGLDIKSLVNTYKPGGTSCYHPKMLLKVLIYGYLSNIYSSRKIEQALKENIHFMWVSAMSRPDHNTINRFRSQRLKGEIKAIFTQIVLLLEKEGLVSLETTFVDGTKIEANANRYTFVWGKAIKKHKARISQQLEELWNYAEKVAKDELQDTENIDFKEVDSEKVTQTITKINEVLRDKKAPSKVRQKLNYAKKNWAANLDKYKKQQEILGSRNSYSKTDTDATFMRMKDDHMQNGQLKPAYNLQISTNRQFILHYSIHPNPTDTKTLESHLQGFEESYQKVPKELVADAGYGSEENYNLLKYRKIKAYVKYNYFTKDQKSGQITTSQNNPKLAKIREKIFKLLNTPKGVRLRKQRCHDVEPVFAQLKHNKNFKRFLLRGKIKAELEIGILAIAHNLKKMAKAA, from the coding sequence GTGTTAAGTACATCAAAAGTAGTCTTTAAAGATTACAATCCCAAAGAAAATTTGCTTTTTCCTCCCAATTTATCGGAGTTGATTGATGAAAAGCATCCTGTAAAAATAGTTTCGGACATCATTGACGGGCTGGATATTAAAAGCTTAGTCAACACCTACAAACCTGGCGGAACTTCGTGCTATCATCCGAAAATGCTTTTGAAAGTTTTAATTTACGGTTATTTGAGTAATATCTATTCGAGCCGTAAAATAGAACAGGCCTTGAAGGAAAACATCCATTTTATGTGGGTTTCTGCAATGAGCCGTCCCGACCATAATACCATCAACAGATTTCGCAGCCAGCGTTTGAAGGGCGAGATTAAAGCCATCTTCACACAAATCGTTCTTCTTTTAGAGAAAGAAGGTTTGGTAAGTCTGGAAACCACTTTTGTAGACGGCACAAAGATAGAAGCCAATGCCAACCGCTATACTTTTGTCTGGGGAAAAGCCATCAAAAAACATAAAGCAAGAATTTCCCAGCAACTGGAAGAACTTTGGAATTATGCGGAAAAAGTGGCAAAAGATGAGCTTCAGGATACAGAGAATATTGATTTTAAAGAGGTAGATTCTGAAAAAGTAACTCAAACCATCACAAAGATCAATGAGGTTCTGAGAGATAAAAAAGCACCTTCAAAAGTCCGTCAGAAGCTGAATTATGCCAAGAAAAACTGGGCTGCCAATTTAGATAAATATAAGAAACAACAGGAAATATTAGGAAGCAGAAATTCTTATTCCAAGACGGATACCGATGCAACATTTATGCGGATGAAGGATGATCATATGCAAAACGGGCAGCTAAAACCGGCTTACAATCTGCAGATTTCCACCAACAGACAATTTATTTTACATTATTCCATACATCCCAACCCAACCGATACCAAAACATTAGAATCTCATTTACAGGGTTTTGAAGAGAGCTATCAGAAAGTTCCAAAAGAGCTTGTAGCGGATGCAGGATATGGCTCGGAAGAAAACTATAACTTATTGAAATATAGAAAAATAAAGGCTTATGTAAAATACAATTACTTTACAAAAGACCAAAAGTCAGGACAGATAACCACTTCACAGAATAATCCTAAACTGGCAAAAATCAGGGAAAAGATTTTCAAACTTCTTAATACCCCAAAAGGCGTCAGGCTACGCAAACAGCGATGTCACGATGTTGAACCTGTTTTCGCCCAGCTCAAACACAACAAAAATTTTAAACGCTTCCTGCTTAGGGGAAAAATTAAGGCCGAGCTGGAAATCGGCATACTTGCCATTGCCCATAATCTCAAGAAAATGGCAAAAGCAGCCTGA
- a CDS encoding IS3 family transposase, whose amino-acid sequence MIFTCGLLGLNRQIYYRSIKRTEVCRNRASEVVELVECVRIKMPRLGGRKLYFILKESLGSIKVGRDKFFDILRANHLLIVPRKNYHVTTNSHHRFRKHKNLILDYQITKPNQVWVADITYIGDRKSPSYLSLITDAYSKKIVGHFVADNLNTESSLIALKRALKKHKGMVGPLIHHSDRGLQYCSNEYQKVLQKHQLKCSMTQNSDPYENAIAERINGILKHEFNIDRHHINNALRRKLVDESIETYNNLRPHFSNYYLTPNQMHKQTKIKMRTYKNKNQSKRKFALV is encoded by the coding sequence TTGATTTTTACTTGTGGATTGTTAGGGTTAAATAGACAAATCTATTATAGAAGTATCAAGCGTACAGAAGTTTGTAGGAATAGGGCTTCAGAGGTTGTAGAACTGGTAGAGTGTGTTCGTATTAAAATGCCCCGATTAGGAGGCAGAAAACTATATTTTATTTTAAAAGAATCCCTAGGTTCTATCAAAGTAGGAAGAGATAAATTCTTTGACATCCTAAGAGCGAATCATTTATTGATTGTCCCCAGGAAAAATTACCATGTTACGACCAACTCCCATCATCGCTTCAGAAAGCATAAAAATTTGATTCTGGACTATCAGATCACAAAACCCAACCAGGTTTGGGTTGCTGATATTACTTACATAGGGGACAGAAAAAGCCCAAGCTATTTAAGCTTAATAACGGATGCTTATTCCAAGAAAATAGTGGGACATTTTGTAGCAGATAATTTAAATACAGAAAGTAGTCTTATCGCATTGAAAAGAGCTTTAAAGAAACACAAAGGTATGGTAGGCCCATTAATTCATCATTCTGATCGTGGCTTACAATACTGCTCGAATGAATATCAGAAAGTCTTGCAAAAACATCAATTAAAATGCAGCATGACACAAAACTCAGATCCTTATGAAAATGCAATAGCAGAGAGGATAAATGGTATTTTAAAGCATGAATTTAATATTGATAGACATCATATAAACAATGCGTTAAGAAGAAAATTAGTGGATGAATCCATTGAAACCTATAATAATCTACGTCCTCATTTTTCAAATTATTATCTAACCCCAAATCAAATGCATAAACAGACAAAAATTAAAATGAGAACTTATAAAAATAAAAACCAAAGCAAAAGAAAATTTGCTCTGGTTTAA
- a CDS encoding transposase produces MEEQLRSVYIKRTQKDYSLSLKLQIVKEVESGESTISTCRKKYGIQSHGTILNWLRKYGNFDWENQRPYAMEKTPEQRIMELEAEVKLLEKQKAFLEKQAYIADKKAIFFDMMIDLAEKEYRIDIRKNSPPEQSMTSAVRKKKL; encoded by the coding sequence ATGGAAGAGCAATTAAGGTCAGTGTACATCAAGCGTACACAGAAAGATTACAGTTTAAGTTTAAAACTTCAAATAGTAAAAGAAGTTGAATCTGGTGAATCGACCATTAGTACTTGTCGCAAGAAATATGGTATACAATCCCACGGGACTATTTTAAATTGGCTCAGAAAATATGGTAACTTTGATTGGGAAAACCAAAGACCTTATGCCATGGAAAAGACACCTGAACAACGTATTATGGAATTGGAAGCTGAAGTTAAGCTTCTTGAAAAACAGAAAGCCTTCTTGGAAAAACAGGCTTATATTGCTGATAAAAAAGCTATATTTTTTGATATGATGATTGATCTTGCAGAGAAAGAATATCGCATTGATATTCGAAAAAACTCACCACCCGAACAATCGATGACTTCCGCAGTAAGGAAAAAGAAACTTTGA
- a CDS encoding tetratricopeptide repeat protein has protein sequence MTLTKNKYYFEALDYFPYNMAECLDALNYALSYEPEDADSLCLMGRVYSEVLKDYETGKRYFEEAMQSNIGNVNTPRYYIECLLSNEDYEEAAKLIEFALKIKGIDKSEILTCKSLLLERKGEYKSALEQLKEAKKFSYCRSSLEILEDREKLIKGKMPATRTRKKATV, from the coding sequence ATGACCTTAACTAAAAATAAATACTATTTTGAAGCCTTGGACTATTTTCCATACAATATGGCTGAGTGTCTGGATGCCCTCAACTATGCATTATCCTATGAACCCGAAGATGCAGACAGCCTTTGTCTGATGGGAAGGGTATATTCTGAGGTTTTGAAGGATTATGAAACAGGAAAGAGATACTTTGAAGAAGCAATGCAAAGTAATATAGGAAACGTCAACACTCCCAGATATTATATCGAGTGTCTTTTGAGTAATGAAGATTATGAAGAAGCAGCAAAACTTATTGAATTTGCCTTGAAAATAAAAGGAATTGATAAATCTGAGATCCTTACCTGCAAATCCCTTTTGTTGGAAAGAAAAGGAGAATATAAGTCTGCTCTGGAGCAACTTAAAGAAGCGAAAAAATTCAGCTACTGCAGAAGCTCACTTGAGATTTTAGAAGACCGGGAAAAACTGATTAAAGGTAAAATGCCTGCAACGAGAACCAGAAAAAAGGCAACTGTATAA
- the prfH gene encoding peptide chain release factor H, whose protein sequence is MEKIIQITSGRGPLECQWVVSKVLKAFLEEARENKIEYEIIHRENGDENLTLKSVTLLLKGNDTKKFLKSWVGSICWIGKSTFRKLHKRNNWFIGIFELENLKPIDFNERDIQFQTVRSQGSGGQNVNKVNTAVRAIHAPSKQFVFVQDSRSQLENKRISVIRLREKVMGVYIQQLENKMKETWNLQIQVQRGNPIRTFTGTDFKKNYQDKSYKKQRNVLRNELKNYSNDLN, encoded by the coding sequence ATGGAAAAAATAATACAAATAACTTCAGGAAGAGGACCTCTAGAATGCCAGTGGGTAGTATCCAAGGTACTGAAAGCCTTTCTTGAAGAAGCAAGAGAAAATAAAATAGAGTACGAAATTATTCACCGCGAAAATGGTGATGAAAATCTGACATTGAAATCTGTAACCCTGCTTTTAAAAGGAAATGACACAAAGAAATTTTTGAAGTCATGGGTAGGAAGTATTTGTTGGATAGGGAAAAGTACATTCAGAAAACTGCATAAAAGAAATAACTGGTTTATTGGTATTTTCGAACTGGAAAACCTGAAACCCATAGATTTCAATGAAAGAGATATTCAATTTCAGACTGTCCGAAGTCAGGGAAGTGGAGGACAGAATGTGAATAAAGTGAATACGGCCGTTCGTGCTATTCACGCTCCAAGTAAGCAGTTTGTATTTGTACAGGACTCGCGATCACAGTTGGAGAATAAAAGAATTTCCGTTATCAGGCTCAGAGAGAAAGTAATGGGAGTTTATATTCAACAGTTGGAAAATAAAATGAAAGAAACATGGAATCTTCAGATCCAGGTGCAGCGTGGAAACCCGATTCGAACGTTCACCGGAACAGATTTTAAGAAAAATTATCAGGATAAATCCTACAAAAAACAAAGGAATGTCCTTAGAAACGAATTAAAAAACTACAGCAATGACCTTAACTAA